A window of bacterium contains these coding sequences:
- the ndk gene encoding nucleoside-diphosphate kinase, which yields MEQTYMMIKPEIVAAESQQIGAILAQVQRAGFRIRNLALKSLSRATVEEFYAVHRERPFFPELVDYIASGPVVAIHLERDQAVVKLRELVGATNPRDAACGTLRDLFGASLSQNAVHASDSPENAQREIGIVFGEGRGPGRAS from the coding sequence TTGGAGCAGACCTACATGATGATCAAGCCGGAGATCGTCGCCGCCGAATCCCAGCAGATCGGCGCGATCCTGGCCCAGGTGCAGCGGGCGGGCTTCCGCATCCGCAACCTGGCGCTCAAGAGCCTCAGCCGCGCCACGGTGGAGGAGTTCTACGCCGTCCACCGCGAGCGGCCGTTCTTCCCCGAGCTGGTGGACTACATCGCGTCGGGCCCGGTCGTGGCGATCCACCTCGAGCGCGACCAGGCCGTGGTCAAGCTGCGCGAACTGGTCGGGGCGACGAACCCCCGCGACGCCGCCTGCGGCACCCTGCGGGACCTGTTCGGGGCCTCCCTATCCCAGAACGCCGTTCACGCCTCGGATTCGCCCGAGAACGCCCAGCGCGAGATCGGCATCGTCTTCGGCGAGGGCCGGGGACCGGGCCGCGCGTCTTGA